The Lonsdalea populi genome window below encodes:
- the barA gene encoding two-component sensor histidine kinase BarA, translated as MTKYSLRARMMILILAPTLLVGLLLSGFFIIHRYNQLQDQLTEAGSSIIEPLAINSAFAIAQHQPETLRQLVHRLHRRHADVVRAISVFDTHHRPLVSTYSRDINNILALPEGSPVPEALQIFERDDHLIMRMPLLTQEELAPDVPNNSGRFAPVGYVAIALNLDDIELQQYREISLATLLLLMSLGCALLFAYRLMRDVTTPIGNMVDTVDRIRRGQLDSRVEGKMLGELHMLKNGINSMAMSLTAYHEEMQQNIDQATYDLRETLEQMEIQNVELDLAKKRAQEAARIKSEFLANMSHELRTPLNGVIGFTRQTLKTQLTPTQQDYLHTIERSANNLLNIINDVLDFSKLEAGKLVLEHIPFSLHNTLDEMVILLAHTAHEKGLELTLNIQRDVPEQFIGDPLRLQQIVTNLLGNAIKFTEHGNIDIRVEKRSQQQQRQQLEIQIKDTGIGIDEMQQTQLFQAFRQADTSISRRHGGTGLGLVITQRLVQEMGGNIRFHSVPDQGSTFWCTLNLQLNPHPAVLNNYFDMLRGKNLAYVEANPAAAQATLDVLRQTPLTVSYSPTTEQLPAQKFDILLVGIPVHYRNTLLDFTPEIHNLCRRAPCVILALPSLAQMDAEQLKSLGVHACLSKPITSARLLPLLQDTNLFQCSYANSPGLELHPKQETPRLPLRVMAVDDNLANLKLIGALLEELVDDIILCESGAQAVERARQNDLNVILMDIQMPGMDGLHASELIRQLPNHQDTPIIAVTAQVMDGEREQFLQSGMDDYLSKPIDEKMLYRVLRRLVAEPAADDAGEMLSLDWALAQRQAANKPELARDLLKMLLDFLAQVRPQIEAQLDGQNQDSLLETIHKLHGSCSYSGVPRLKQLCAYLEQQLRRGVTAEALEPEWLELLDEMIHVEKAAGQYLSD; from the coding sequence ATGACCAAATACAGTCTGCGTGCACGAATGATGATTCTGATTCTGGCGCCCACGCTGCTGGTGGGGCTCCTGCTCAGCGGCTTCTTCATCATTCATCGTTATAATCAGTTGCAGGATCAACTGACGGAAGCCGGCAGCAGCATTATTGAACCTCTGGCCATTAATAGCGCATTCGCCATCGCCCAGCACCAACCGGAAACGCTGCGCCAGCTGGTACACCGGCTGCATCGCCGCCACGCGGATGTGGTTCGCGCCATCAGCGTTTTCGATACGCATCATCGTCCCTTAGTGAGCACCTACTCCCGCGATATCAACAATATTCTGGCGCTGCCGGAAGGATCGCCGGTGCCGGAAGCGCTTCAGATTTTCGAGCGGGACGATCACCTCATCATGCGTATGCCGCTGCTGACGCAAGAGGAACTGGCCCCTGACGTCCCCAATAATAGTGGCCGCTTCGCGCCGGTGGGCTATGTCGCCATCGCCCTTAATCTGGACGACATCGAACTGCAGCAGTACCGGGAAATTAGTCTGGCGACCCTGCTGTTGCTGATGAGTCTGGGATGCGCGCTGCTTTTCGCTTATCGCCTGATGCGAGACGTCACCACGCCCATCGGCAATATGGTGGATACCGTTGACCGCATCCGGCGGGGCCAGTTGGACAGCCGCGTCGAAGGCAAGATGCTCGGCGAGCTGCATATGTTGAAAAACGGCATCAACTCGATGGCGATGTCGTTGACCGCCTACCATGAAGAGATGCAGCAGAATATCGACCAGGCGACCTACGACCTGAGAGAAACGCTGGAACAGATGGAAATCCAGAACGTCGAGCTGGATTTAGCCAAAAAGCGCGCTCAGGAAGCCGCCCGCATCAAATCCGAGTTTCTCGCCAATATGTCGCATGAGCTGCGCACGCCGCTCAACGGCGTGATCGGCTTCACCCGGCAAACGTTGAAAACGCAGCTGACGCCCACGCAGCAAGACTACCTGCACACCATTGAACGTTCGGCCAACAATCTGCTGAATATCATCAACGACGTACTGGACTTCTCCAAGCTGGAAGCCGGCAAGCTGGTGCTGGAGCACATTCCTTTCTCGCTGCACAACACGCTGGATGAAATGGTGATTCTGCTGGCACACACCGCGCATGAAAAAGGGCTGGAGCTGACGCTGAACATTCAGCGCGATGTCCCTGAGCAATTTATCGGCGATCCATTGCGCCTCCAGCAAATCGTCACCAACCTGCTGGGCAACGCGATTAAATTCACCGAGCACGGCAATATTGATATCCGCGTGGAAAAACGTTCCCAGCAACAGCAGCGCCAGCAGTTGGAAATTCAGATCAAAGACACCGGCATCGGGATTGATGAAATGCAGCAAACCCAGCTGTTTCAGGCGTTCCGGCAGGCGGACACCAGCATTTCCCGTCGGCACGGCGGTACGGGACTGGGTCTGGTGATCACCCAGAGGCTGGTGCAGGAAATGGGCGGCAATATCCGCTTCCACAGCGTTCCCGATCAGGGATCCACCTTCTGGTGTACGCTGAATCTACAGCTGAATCCGCATCCTGCCGTGCTCAATAACTACTTCGACATGTTGCGGGGAAAAAACCTGGCCTATGTCGAAGCCAACCCCGCCGCCGCGCAGGCGACGCTTGACGTGCTGAGACAAACGCCGCTGACCGTCAGCTACAGTCCCACTACCGAACAGCTGCCGGCGCAAAAGTTCGATATTCTGCTGGTGGGCATTCCCGTTCATTACCGCAATACGCTGCTGGACTTCACCCCCGAGATCCATAACCTCTGCCGCCGCGCGCCCTGCGTCATTCTTGCCCTGCCCAGTCTGGCGCAGATGGACGCGGAACAGCTGAAATCGCTGGGTGTTCATGCCTGCCTGAGCAAACCCATCACCTCGGCGCGCCTACTACCGCTGTTGCAGGACACCAACCTGTTCCAGTGCAGCTACGCGAACAGTCCCGGGTTGGAACTTCATCCTAAGCAGGAAACGCCACGACTGCCGCTACGGGTAATGGCTGTCGACGACAATCTGGCGAATCTGAAGCTGATCGGTGCGCTGCTGGAAGAGCTGGTGGACGATATCATCCTGTGCGAAAGCGGCGCGCAAGCCGTGGAGCGGGCCAGGCAAAACGATTTGAACGTCATACTGATGGATATCCAGATGCCAGGGATGGATGGTTTGCATGCCAGCGAGCTGATCCGCCAATTACCGAATCACCAGGATACGCCCATTATCGCCGTCACCGCGCAGGTCATGGACGGGGAGCGGGAGCAGTTTCTCCAGTCAGGTATGGACGACTACCTGTCCAAGCCCATTGATGAAAAGATGTTGTACCGCGTGCTGCGCAGGCTTGTGGCGGAGCCGGCGGCCGACGACGCAGGAGAAATGCTGTCGCTCGATTGGGCGCTGGCACAGCGGCAGGCCGCCAACAAACCGGAACTGGCTCGCGATTTACTGAAAATGCTGTTGGATTTTCTGGCTCAGGTGCGTCCGCAGATTGAAGCGCAACTGGACGGACAGAACCAGGATTCGCTTCTGGAAACCATTCACAAACTGCACGGCAGTTGCAGCTATAGCGGAGTACCTCGTCTCAAACAGCTTTGTGCATATCTGGAACAGCAGCTGCGTCGCGGCGTAACGGCGGAGGCATTGGAGCCGGAATGGCTGGAGCTGTTGGATGAAATGATCCATGTCGAAAAGGCGGCGGGACAATACCTTTCCGATTAA
- the rlmD gene encoding 23S rRNA (uracil(1939)-C(5))-methyltransferase RlmD codes for MAQFYSPKRRVTTRQRITVSVNDLDPFGQGVARHQGKTIFIAGVLPGEQAEVQVTEDKKQFSRASLKQLLSKSQERVDPRCPHFNVCGGCQQQHASQALQERSKSRALMRLMERETGATVPSPDVISGPAYAYRRRARLGLYFQAKSQRLLMGYRQAASHDLVDVRHCPILCSELEALLIPLRECLSGLQAKRRFGHVELVLADEGPLVILRHLDPLSAADRQALIALARARSISLFLAGETDALECLHGEMPTYRIDDLSLAFSPRDFIQVNDVINRQMVSQALSWLDVQPQDRVLDLFCGMGNFTLPLARRAAEVVGVEGVPALVAKGQENARCNGLSNAVFFHHNLEEDVTRQPWASQGFNKIVLDPARAGAPGVMSHIVKLAPERVVYISCNPTTLARDSKVLLAAGYRLARIAMLDMFPHTGHLESMALFLPGDGGR; via the coding sequence ATGGCGCAATTCTACTCCCCAAAACGGCGTGTGACGACCCGTCAACGCATCACCGTGTCGGTCAACGATCTCGACCCGTTCGGTCAAGGCGTGGCGCGTCACCAGGGGAAAACGATTTTCATCGCCGGCGTATTGCCGGGGGAACAGGCCGAAGTCCAGGTGACCGAGGATAAAAAACAGTTTTCCCGGGCGAGCCTGAAGCAGCTGCTGAGCAAGAGCCAAGAGCGAGTTGACCCACGCTGCCCGCATTTCAACGTCTGCGGCGGCTGTCAGCAGCAACATGCCAGTCAGGCATTGCAGGAGCGCAGTAAATCCCGTGCGCTGATGCGGTTGATGGAGAGGGAAACTGGCGCTACCGTCCCCTCCCCGGACGTGATTAGCGGCCCGGCCTATGCCTACCGACGCCGCGCCCGGCTCGGGTTATACTTTCAGGCTAAATCACAGCGATTGCTGATGGGGTATCGTCAGGCGGCCTCGCACGATCTGGTGGATGTGCGCCACTGTCCGATACTGTGTTCCGAGCTGGAAGCGTTGCTGATTCCCCTGCGCGAGTGCCTCAGCGGCCTTCAGGCCAAAAGACGCTTTGGGCATGTCGAGCTGGTGCTCGCCGACGAAGGGCCGCTGGTGATTCTGCGTCATCTTGATCCGCTTAGCGCCGCAGACCGCCAGGCGCTTATCGCGCTGGCGCGCGCTCGGTCGATATCGCTGTTTCTCGCCGGTGAGACAGACGCCCTTGAGTGTCTGCACGGCGAAATGCCGACGTATCGAATTGACGATCTTTCCCTGGCGTTCAGTCCGCGGGACTTCATTCAGGTGAACGACGTCATCAATCGGCAAATGGTCAGTCAGGCCTTGTCCTGGCTTGATGTGCAGCCGCAGGACCGCGTGCTTGACCTGTTTTGCGGCATGGGCAATTTTACGCTGCCGCTGGCCCGGCGGGCCGCCGAAGTCGTCGGCGTGGAAGGCGTGCCGGCGTTGGTGGCTAAGGGACAGGAAAATGCCCGATGCAACGGTTTATCCAACGCCGTGTTCTTTCATCATAACCTGGAAGAGGACGTCACCCGGCAACCGTGGGCGTCGCAGGGGTTCAACAAAATCGTGCTCGATCCGGCCCGCGCTGGCGCGCCGGGCGTGATGTCTCACATCGTGAAACTGGCGCCCGAGCGCGTGGTCTACATATCCTGTAACCCGACCACGCTGGCGCGAGACAGCAAAGTGCTATTGGCGGCCGGCTATCGGCTGGCGCGAATAGCGATGCTGGATATGTTTCCACACACCGGGCATCTTGAATCCATGGCGTTGTTTCTGCCCGGCGACGGTGGCCGGTAA
- the relA gene encoding GTP diphosphokinase, translating to MVAVRSAHLNTEGEFEPDVWIASLGIANQQSCERLKDTWRYCEQRTKDHPDAMLLLWRGIEMVEILSTLSMDNDSLRAAMLFPLVNADVVEEETLKDAFGQNIANLVHGVRDMDAIRQLKATQHDSVASEQVDNIRRMLLAMVEDFRCVVIKLAERIAHLREVKDAPEEERVLAAKECTNIYAPLANRLGIGQLKWELEDFCFRYLHPEEYKRIASLLHERRIDREQYIDDFVTSLRQAMEKDGLKADVYGRPKHIYSIWRKMQKKSLSFDELFDVRAVRIVVERLQDCYAALGIVHTHYRHLPDEFDDYVANPKPNGYQSIHTVVLGPRGKTLEIQIRTRDMHENSELGVAAHWKYKEGASTTSRSGYEGRIAWLRKLLAWQEEMADSDEMLDEVRSQVFDDRVYVFTPKGDVIDLPTGSTPLDFAYHIHSDIGHRCIGAKVGGRIVPFTYQLKMGDQIEVITQKQPNPSRDWLNPNLGYVTTSRGRSKIHNWFRKQDRDKNILAGKQILDNELDNLGLSQKMAEKLLLPRYNINSMDEFLAGIGGGDIRLNQVVNFLQSKVNQPSAEEQDREALRQLTQKTPAPTRASKDNGRVVVEGVGNLMHHIARCCQPIPGDDIVGFITKGRGISIHRADCEQLDELRGHAPERVVDAVWGESYSSGYSLVVRVTANDRSGLLRDITTILANEKVNVLGVSSRSDVKQQLATIDMEIEIYNLQVLGRVLAKLNQLPDVIDARRQQGN from the coding sequence ATGGTTGCGGTAAGAAGTGCACATTTAAATACCGAAGGCGAATTCGAACCCGATGTGTGGATCGCATCTTTGGGGATCGCCAACCAGCAGTCCTGCGAGCGCCTGAAAGACACCTGGCGCTATTGTGAACAGCGGACGAAAGATCATCCGGATGCGATGTTGCTATTGTGGCGCGGCATCGAAATGGTCGAGATCCTTTCCACGCTGAGTATGGATAACGACAGCCTGCGGGCGGCCATGTTGTTCCCGCTGGTCAATGCGGATGTCGTCGAAGAAGAGACGCTGAAAGACGCGTTCGGCCAGAATATCGCCAATCTGGTGCACGGCGTCAGAGATATGGATGCGATCCGCCAGCTTAAGGCGACGCAGCACGACTCCGTCGCCTCGGAACAGGTGGATAACATCCGGAGGATGTTGCTGGCGATGGTGGAAGATTTCCGCTGCGTCGTTATCAAACTGGCGGAGCGTATCGCCCATCTGCGCGAAGTGAAGGATGCCCCGGAAGAAGAGCGGGTGTTGGCGGCGAAAGAGTGCACCAACATCTATGCGCCGTTAGCGAACCGGCTGGGTATCGGCCAGTTGAAGTGGGAGCTGGAGGATTTCTGCTTCCGCTACCTGCACCCCGAAGAGTACAAACGCATCGCCAGCCTGCTGCACGAGCGCCGCATCGATCGCGAGCAGTATATCGACGACTTCGTGACCAGCCTGCGTCAGGCAATGGAGAAAGACGGGCTGAAAGCCGATGTCTACGGCCGACCGAAACACATTTATAGCATCTGGCGCAAGATGCAGAAGAAATCCCTGTCGTTCGACGAACTGTTCGACGTCCGCGCCGTGCGGATCGTGGTTGAGCGACTGCAGGACTGCTACGCCGCGCTGGGGATCGTACATACCCACTACCGCCATCTGCCGGATGAGTTCGACGACTACGTGGCGAACCCCAAACCGAACGGCTATCAGTCTATCCACACTGTAGTGCTGGGGCCGCGCGGTAAAACGCTTGAGATCCAGATCCGTACCCGCGATATGCACGAGAACTCCGAGCTGGGCGTCGCCGCGCACTGGAAGTATAAGGAAGGCGCATCGACCACCAGCCGCTCCGGCTACGAAGGGCGGATCGCCTGGCTGCGTAAGCTGCTGGCCTGGCAGGAGGAGATGGCGGATTCGGACGAAATGCTGGACGAAGTGCGCAGTCAGGTCTTTGACGACCGCGTCTATGTGTTTACGCCAAAAGGCGATGTCATCGATCTGCCGACCGGTTCGACGCCGCTGGACTTCGCTTATCACATTCACAGTGATATCGGACACCGCTGCATCGGCGCCAAGGTGGGTGGCCGCATTGTACCGTTCACCTATCAGCTAAAAATGGGCGATCAGATCGAAGTGATCACCCAGAAACAGCCCAACCCCAGCCGGGACTGGCTGAATCCCAATCTGGGCTATGTCACCACCAGCCGCGGACGTTCCAAAATCCACAACTGGTTTCGCAAACAGGATCGCGACAAAAACATCCTGGCGGGCAAGCAGATCCTCGACAACGAGCTGGATAATCTGGGTCTGAGCCAGAAAATGGCCGAGAAGCTGCTACTGCCGCGTTACAACATCAACTCGATGGACGAGTTCCTGGCCGGGATCGGCGGCGGCGATATTCGCCTGAACCAAGTGGTGAATTTCCTGCAATCCAAGGTCAATCAGCCGAGCGCGGAAGAGCAGGATCGTGAAGCGCTGCGTCAACTGACCCAGAAGACGCCTGCGCCGACGCGTGCCAGCAAAGACAATGGCCGCGTCGTGGTGGAAGGGGTCGGCAATCTGATGCACCACATCGCGCGTTGCTGCCAGCCGATCCCGGGTGACGACATCGTCGGCTTCATTACCAAAGGACGTGGGATCTCTATCCATCGGGCCGACTGCGAACAGCTGGACGAGCTGCGCGGTCATGCGCCGGAGCGCGTGGTGGATGCGGTCTGGGGAGAAAGTTACTCCAGCGGATACTCGCTGGTGGTGCGTGTGACCGCCAACGACCGCAGCGGCCTGCTGCGCGACATCACGACCATCCTCGCCAACGAGAAGGTCAACGTGCTTGGCGTCTCCAGCCGCAGCGACGTCAAACAGCAGCTCGCTACCATCGACATGGAAATCGAGATCTACAATCTGCAGGTGCTGGGCCGGGTACTGGCCAAGCTGAATCAGCTCCCTGATGTTATTGACGCACGTCGTCAGCAGGGCAACTGA
- the mazG gene encoding nucleoside triphosphate pyrophosphohydrolase — MSSSISRLLDVMTQLRDPQSGCPWDRKQTFDSIAPYTLEETYEVLDAIRRKDFDDLRSELGDLLFQVVFYAQMAQEQGLFDFSDVCDAISDKLERRHPHIFAGADAPNADDALKNWEQTKSEERAEKALHSQVDDIPEALPALMQAHKIQQRCAAVGFDWKTLGPVVDKLYEEIDEVMFEAKQAVVDQDRLGEELGDMLFAAVNLSRHLGHKAEITLQDANRKFCRRFRQVEQIISGQGKTLYEASLEEMEAAWQQVKREEKGH, encoded by the coding sequence ATGTCCTCATCCATCTCCCGACTACTCGACGTGATGACGCAACTGCGCGACCCGCAAAGCGGCTGCCCGTGGGATCGTAAACAGACTTTCGACTCGATAGCTCCTTATACGCTGGAAGAAACCTATGAAGTGCTGGACGCCATCCGCCGTAAGGATTTTGACGATCTGCGCAGCGAGCTGGGCGACCTGCTGTTTCAGGTGGTGTTCTACGCCCAGATGGCGCAGGAGCAGGGGCTTTTCGACTTCTCCGACGTTTGCGACGCCATCAGCGACAAGCTGGAGCGGCGTCATCCGCATATTTTCGCCGGGGCCGACGCGCCGAACGCCGATGACGCGCTGAAAAACTGGGAGCAGACCAAGTCCGAAGAGAGAGCCGAAAAGGCACTGCACTCACAGGTTGACGACATTCCTGAAGCGTTGCCTGCACTGATGCAGGCGCACAAAATCCAGCAGCGTTGCGCGGCGGTCGGGTTCGACTGGAAGACGCTGGGGCCGGTCGTTGACAAGCTGTATGAAGAAATCGACGAGGTGATGTTCGAGGCGAAACAGGCGGTGGTGGATCAGGACCGGCTGGGCGAGGAGCTGGGAGACATGTTGTTCGCCGCCGTCAATCTATCTCGACATTTAGGCCATAAGGCGGAAATCACGTTGCAGGACGCGAATCGTAAATTCTGCCGCCGTTTTCGTCAGGTAGAGCAAATCATTAGCGGCCAAGGTAAAACACTTTACGAAGCCAGCCTGGAGGAAATGGAAGCTGCCTGGCAGCAGGTAAAACGTGAAGAAAAGGGGCATTAA
- the pyrG gene encoding glutamine hydrolyzing CTP synthase, with translation MTTNYIFVTGGVVSSLGKGIAAASLAAILEARGLNVTIMKLDPYINVDPGTMSPTQHGEVFVTEDGAETDLDLGHYERFIRTKMTRRNNFTTGRIYSDVLRKERRGDYLGATIQVIPHITNAIKERIIEGGEGHDVVLVEIGGTVGDIESLPFLEAIRQMAVEVGREHTLFMHLTLVPYLAAAGEVKTKPTQHSVKELLSIGIQPDVLICRSDRTVPANERAKIALFCNVPEKAVISLKDIDSIYKIPSLLKSQGLDDYICKRFSLDCPEANLSEWEQVVYEEANPGGEVTIGMIGKYVELPDAYKSVVEALKHGGLKNRLTVNIKFIDSQDVESRGVEVLKDLDAILVPGGFGYRGVEGKIMAAKYARENKIPYLGICLGMQVALMEFSRNVVGMEGANSTEFVPECKYPVVALITEWRDAEGNLEVRSEESDLGGTMRVGGQECHLTEGSLVRSLYGEPTIIERHRHRYEVNNMLLKQIEAAGLRVAGYSADRRLVEIVEIPDHPWFVACQFHPEFTSTPRDGHPLFAGFVKAAGAYQKRQEK, from the coding sequence ATGACAACTAATTATATTTTTGTGACCGGCGGGGTCGTCTCCTCTCTGGGTAAAGGCATTGCCGCAGCCTCTCTGGCGGCTATTCTCGAAGCCCGCGGCCTCAACGTGACCATCATGAAACTGGACCCGTATATCAATGTGGATCCGGGGACAATGAGCCCTACGCAGCACGGTGAAGTGTTCGTCACCGAAGATGGCGCCGAAACCGATCTCGACCTGGGCCACTATGAGCGTTTTATTCGCACTAAAATGACGCGCCGCAATAACTTCACCACCGGACGGATTTATTCTGACGTCCTGCGCAAAGAGCGCCGTGGTGATTATCTGGGGGCGACCATTCAGGTTATTCCCCATATCACCAACGCGATCAAAGAGCGCATCATCGAAGGCGGCGAAGGCCACGATGTCGTACTGGTCGAAATCGGCGGGACGGTGGGTGATATCGAATCCCTGCCGTTCCTTGAAGCGATTCGTCAGATGGCGGTGGAAGTCGGTCGTGAACATACCCTGTTTATGCATCTGACGCTGGTGCCTTATCTGGCGGCCGCAGGCGAGGTGAAAACCAAGCCGACGCAGCATTCGGTGAAGGAACTGTTATCCATCGGTATTCAGCCGGACGTGCTGATTTGTCGTTCCGATCGCACGGTGCCCGCGAACGAGCGCGCGAAAATTGCATTATTCTGCAATGTGCCGGAAAAAGCGGTGATATCGCTTAAAGACATTGATTCTATTTATAAAATTCCGTCGCTATTGAAATCGCAGGGGCTGGACGATTATATTTGTAAACGATTCAGCTTGGACTGCCCGGAAGCGAACCTGTCAGAATGGGAGCAGGTCGTTTACGAAGAAGCCAACCCGGGCGGCGAAGTGACTATCGGCATGATCGGCAAGTACGTAGAGCTGCCGGATGCTTATAAGTCCGTTGTTGAAGCGCTTAAGCACGGCGGCTTGAAAAATCGTCTGACCGTGAACATCAAGTTCATCGACTCGCAGGATGTAGAAAGCCGCGGCGTCGAAGTCCTGAAAGATTTAGACGCTATTCTGGTGCCGGGTGGTTTCGGCTACCGCGGCGTGGAAGGCAAAATCATGGCCGCGAAATATGCCCGTGAGAACAAGATCCCTTATCTGGGTATCTGTCTGGGTATGCAGGTCGCGCTGATGGAGTTCTCCCGCAACGTCGTGGGTATGGAAGGCGCGAACTCAACCGAGTTTGTCCCTGAATGCAAATACCCGGTCGTGGCGCTGATCACCGAATGGCGCGATGCCGAAGGCAACCTGGAAGTGCGTAGCGAAGAGAGCGATCTCGGCGGTACAATGCGCGTCGGCGGGCAGGAATGCCATCTGACCGAAGGCAGCCTGGTGCGTAGCCTGTATGGCGAACCGACGATCATTGAGCGTCATCGTCATCGTTATGAAGTCAACAACATGTTGTTGAAACAAATTGAAGCGGCGGGATTACGTGTTGCTGGTTATTCCGCCGACCGTCGACTGGTAGAGATTGTTGAAATCCCTGATCATCCCTGGTTTGTGGCATGTCAGTTCCATCCGGAATTTACCTCCACGCCGCGTGATGGACATCCGCTGTTCGCCGGCTTTGTGAAAGCCGCAGGAGCGTACCAGAAACGACAGGAAAAATAG
- the eno gene encoding phosphopyruvate hydratase: protein MSKIVKVIGREIIDSRGNPTVEAEVHLEGGFVGLAAAPSGASTGSREALELRDGDKSRFLGKGVTKAVAAVNGPIAQAVLGKDAKDQANIDQIMIDLDGTENKSKFGANAILAVSLASAKAAAASKGLPLYAHIAELNGTPGQYSMPLPMMNIINGGEHADNNVDIQEFMIQPVGAKTVKEAIRMGSEVFHNLAKVLKAKGMNTAVGDEGGYAPNLESNAAALAAIKEAVEKAGYVLGKDVTLAMDCAASEFYNNETGNYELKGEGKTFTSQEFTHYLEELTKQYPIVSIEDGLNESDWDGFAYQTKVLGDKIQLVGDDLFVTNTKILKEGIDKGIANSILIKFNQIGSLTETLAAIKMAKDAGYTAVISHRSGETEDATIADLAVGTAAGQIKTGSMSRSDRVAKYNQLIRIEEALGAKAPFNGLKEVKGQA, encoded by the coding sequence ATGTCCAAAATTGTTAAAGTCATTGGCCGTGAAATCATCGACTCACGCGGAAATCCGACCGTTGAGGCTGAAGTTCACCTGGAAGGTGGTTTCGTCGGTCTGGCTGCCGCACCGTCAGGTGCTTCCACGGGTTCCCGCGAAGCGCTGGAACTGCGTGATGGCGACAAATCTCGTTTTCTGGGTAAAGGCGTGACCAAAGCAGTTGCTGCTGTTAACGGCCCGATCGCACAGGCTGTTCTGGGTAAAGATGCCAAAGACCAGGCTAACATCGACCAGATCATGATCGATCTGGATGGTACTGAAAACAAATCTAAATTCGGCGCTAACGCTATCCTGGCCGTTTCTCTGGCTTCTGCTAAAGCTGCGGCCGCTTCCAAAGGCCTGCCTCTGTACGCACACATCGCTGAATTGAACGGCACTCCAGGTCAGTACTCCATGCCGCTGCCGATGATGAACATCATTAATGGCGGTGAGCACGCTGACAACAACGTCGACATCCAGGAATTCATGATTCAGCCTGTTGGCGCGAAAACCGTTAAAGAAGCCATCCGCATGGGTTCAGAAGTGTTCCACAACCTGGCTAAAGTTCTGAAAGCCAAAGGTATGAATACTGCAGTCGGCGACGAAGGCGGCTATGCGCCGAACCTGGAATCCAACGCTGCTGCGCTGGCTGCCATCAAAGAGGCCGTAGAAAAAGCAGGTTACGTTCTGGGTAAAGACGTGACTCTGGCTATGGACTGTGCCGCTTCCGAGTTCTACAACAACGAAACGGGCAACTACGAACTGAAAGGCGAAGGCAAAACCTTCACCTCTCAGGAATTCACTCACTACCTGGAAGAACTGACCAAACAGTATCCGATCGTGTCCATCGAAGATGGCCTGAACGAATCTGACTGGGACGGTTTTGCCTACCAGACTAAAGTCCTGGGCGACAAAATCCAGTTGGTGGGCGACGACCTGTTCGTGACCAACACCAAGATCCTGAAAGAAGGTATCGACAAAGGCATCGCTAACTCCATCCTGATCAAATTCAACCAGATCGGCTCTCTGACCGAAACGCTGGCTGCGATCAAGATGGCGAAAGATGCTGGCTACACTGCCGTTATCTCTCACCGTTCTGGCGAAACTGAAGATGCGACCATCGCTGACCTGGCGGTAGGTACTGCAGCTGGCCAGATCAAAACCGGTTCCATGAGCCGTTCTGACCGTGTGGCTAAATACAACCAGCTGATTCGTATCGAAGAAGCGCTGGGTGCTAAAGCGCCGTTCAACGGTCTGAAAGAAGTGAAAGGCCAGGCTTAA